The Bradyrhizobium ottawaense genome window below encodes:
- a CDS encoding branched-chain amino acid ABC transporter permease, with amino-acid sequence MQAFLDIFDIYLLEAVINGILLGGVLALLALGLNLIFGVIDVTWICYAELVMIGMYAMYFMVQYYGVSYFVAAPFTILLVAILGAALHYLVIAPLLTAPPINQLLATGGVLFVLQSFATVAFGIDFRNLGIRLPVLALGDMNFSYARLLSFLAALVGMVAVYLFMTRTFTGTAIRAISQDRQIMALMGVDTKRIYLITSAIGGGLAGLAACLLVLQYDVHPFVGLSFGPITFLICVLGGLGNFIGGFIAAFVFAEIISLGGLFSDLEWGYVLAFAFFIVMMFIRPAGLLARRR; translated from the coding sequence ATGCAGGCATTCTTGGACATCTTCGACATCTACCTGCTGGAGGCCGTGATCAACGGCATCCTGCTCGGCGGCGTGCTGGCGCTGCTCGCGCTCGGGCTGAACCTGATCTTCGGCGTCATCGACGTGACCTGGATCTGCTATGCCGAGCTGGTGATGATCGGCATGTACGCCATGTATTTCATGGTGCAGTATTACGGCGTCAGCTATTTCGTCGCCGCCCCCTTCACCATCCTGCTGGTCGCGATCCTCGGCGCGGCGCTGCATTACCTCGTGATCGCGCCGCTGCTGACCGCGCCGCCGATCAACCAGCTGCTTGCCACCGGCGGCGTGCTGTTCGTGCTGCAGAGCTTTGCCACGGTCGCCTTCGGCATCGACTTCCGCAATCTCGGCATCCGCCTGCCGGTGCTCGCCCTCGGCGACATGAACTTTAGTTACGCGCGACTCCTGTCATTTTTGGCGGCGCTGGTCGGCATGGTCGCGGTCTATCTGTTCATGACCCGCACCTTCACCGGCACCGCGATCCGCGCCATCTCGCAGGACCGGCAGATCATGGCGCTGATGGGCGTCGACACCAAGCGGATCTATCTCATCACCTCTGCAATCGGCGGCGGGTTGGCCGGGCTCGCCGCCTGCCTCCTGGTGCTGCAATATGACGTGCATCCCTTCGTCGGCCTCTCCTTTGGGCCTATCACCTTTCTGATCTGCGTGCTCGGTGGACTCGGCAATTTCATCGGCGGCTTCATCGCAGCCTTCGTGTTCGCCGAGATCATCTCGCTCGGCGGCCTGTTCTCCGATCTGGAATGGGGCTATGTGCTCGCCTTCGCCTTCTTCATCGTCATGATGTTCATCCGGCCCGCGGGCCTGCTCGCGAGGCGCCGATGA
- a CDS encoding branched-chain amino acid ABC transporter permease: protein MIEQRRLAAWGIGLAALVALPFVYRDPYHLHILVLILIWSFAYTSWSMMGRFGLVSLGHGGFMGIGAYVTALLWNHLGVSPWIGIPVSMVAAGALALIVGYPCFRFRITGHYFVLVTLALSGIVLQVITATRDYTGGSLGYTPNRTSGNKLLALQFDDKITWYLIALGVWLFGIVVWHWVDRSMSRYALEAISEDEDAAAAAGVDVTAEKLKITLLSALMTALAGAIYCQYQMFITPDTVSGIAVSLQMVFAAIVGGLFVSLGPTFGAVITILLAETLRIGFGTKAVGWDNLVYGVLLVLFIIFLPKGILGSVLDRLKPQRKVPRAHEQEAVQIARPGT, encoded by the coding sequence ATGATCGAGCAACGGCGGCTTGCAGCATGGGGGATTGGGCTGGCGGCGCTGGTCGCGCTGCCCTTCGTCTATCGCGATCCCTATCATCTGCACATCCTGGTGCTGATCCTGATCTGGTCGTTCGCTTATACGTCGTGGTCGATGATGGGGCGGTTCGGCCTCGTCTCGCTCGGCCATGGCGGCTTCATGGGGATCGGCGCCTATGTCACCGCGCTGCTCTGGAACCACCTCGGCGTGTCGCCCTGGATCGGCATTCCCGTCAGCATGGTCGCGGCCGGCGCACTGGCGCTGATCGTCGGCTACCCGTGCTTCCGCTTCCGCATCACCGGACACTATTTTGTTCTGGTGACGCTGGCGCTGTCAGGCATCGTGCTCCAGGTCATCACGGCGACGCGCGACTACACCGGCGGCTCGCTCGGATACACGCCGAATCGAACCTCGGGCAACAAGCTGCTGGCACTGCAGTTCGACGACAAGATCACCTGGTATCTGATTGCGCTCGGGGTCTGGCTGTTCGGCATCGTGGTCTGGCACTGGGTCGACCGCAGCATGAGCCGCTACGCGCTGGAGGCGATCTCGGAGGACGAGGACGCAGCGGCCGCCGCCGGCGTCGACGTCACCGCGGAGAAGCTGAAGATCACGCTGCTCAGTGCCCTGATGACGGCGCTTGCGGGCGCGATCTACTGCCAGTACCAGATGTTCATCACGCCCGACACCGTCAGCGGCATCGCGGTATCGCTCCAGATGGTGTTCGCAGCCATCGTCGGCGGCCTGTTCGTCTCGCTCGGCCCGACCTTCGGCGCCGTGATCACCATCCTGCTGGCGGAAACCCTTCGCATCGGCTTCGGCACCAAGGCGGTCGGCTGGGACAACCTCGTCTATGGCGTGCTGCTGGTCCTTTTCATCATATTCCTTCCCAAGGGCATCCTTGGTAGCGTGCTCGACCGATTGAAGCCGCAACGCAAGGTGCCCCGCGCTCATGAGCAAGAAGCCGTCCAAATCGCTCGCCCAGGAACTTGA